The following proteins come from a genomic window of Nicotiana tomentosiformis chromosome 12, ASM39032v3, whole genome shotgun sequence:
- the LOC104106724 gene encoding light-harvesting complex-like protein 3 isotype 1, chloroplastic: MSSMALFSAPPPHFPTLSPPKPDLTHKPYLLLTLKKPHFSFRAVDDVSSGITATSAVTIEQEKTEESNGVALNSNGSLPAVSAGAPATEEGVRKFQDSRWVGGTWDLKQFEKDGKIHWDSVIDAEVRRRKWLEDNPESSSNEDPVLFDTSIIPWWAWMKRFHLPEAERLNGRAAMIGFFMAYFVDSLTGVGLVDQMGNFFCKTLLFVAVAGVLLIRKNEDIETIKKLVEETTFYDKQWQASWKDETSSGSKES, encoded by the exons ATGTCATCAATGGCCTTATTCTCAGCTCCTCCACCCCACTTCCCAACTCTCTCTCCTCCAAAACCCGATTTAACTCACAAACCATATCTACTTTTAACTCTCAAGAAACCCCATTTCTCCTTTAGAGCTGTTGATGATGTTTCTTCTGGTATTACAGCTACTTCAGCTGTGACTATTGAGCAAGAAAAAACTGAGGAGTCTAATGGGGTGGCTTTGAACTCAAATGGGTCACTGCCGGCGGTTTCCGCCGGAGCTCCGGCGACGGAGGAGGGAGTGAGGAAGTTTCAGGATAGTAGATGGGTTGGTGGGACTTGGGATTTGAAGCAATTTGAGAAAGATGGGAAGATTCATTGGGATTCTGTTATTGATGCAG AGGTTAGGAGAAGAAAATGGTTGGAAGATAACCCAGAGTCATCAAGTAATGAAGACCCTGTGCTTTTCGACACCTCAATTATTCCTTGGTGGGCATGGATGAAGAGGTTTCATCTTCCTGAAGCAGAACGTCTCAATG GTCGTGCTGCAATGATTGGTTTCTTTATGGCCTATTTTGTGGATAGCTTGACTGGTGTAGGCCTCGTCGATCAAATGGGAAACTTCTTCTGCAAAACACTATTGTTTGTAGCTGTAGCCGGTGTTCTTTTGATCCGCAAGAATGAGGATATAGAAACTATCAAAAAGTTGGTCGAAGAGACTACTTTCTACGACAAACAATGGCAAGCATCTTGGAAAGATGAGACCTCAAGCGGTTCGAAGGAGTCTTGA
- the LOC104106723 gene encoding trihelix transcription factor ASIL2-like, with amino-acid sequence MSSNLDVTVAETSPPAVEEKPPPPARRFPPPCWTQEETLALIDAYRERWYALRRGYLRTADWDAVAAAVTSRCPDASPAKTSAQCRHKMEKLRQRYRAEKQRSLASPTGRFFSSWFFFDNMDAMENGTTVASIKLNQQLAEKQVPSIDPNLLKLKINQKNGVNFLDDWTPNIMLNHGVAKTPERNIFSSKIPNGYCFNKEEMPNDVEFGSGFRVKTGISMKSKRSIMNSTSFDCDEGSEYNGSSNASDGFHVRNFGENFGISSSRRNCGGNVEPNVDSRFSTPKLGKKGGGVGSGGGGVKRGRDPIEEMVLSIRLLGEGFMKVEKMKMEMAKEVEQMRMEMEMKRNEMILQSQKQIVDAFVKVLNEVNNKNKNVVSPES; translated from the coding sequence ATGTCGTCTAACCTTGATGTCACCGTCGCAGAAACATCACCGCCGGCGGTGGAGGAGAAGCCTCCACCTCCGGCGAGGAGATTTCCACCGCCGTGTTGGACCCAAGAAGAAACTCTAGCCCTAATCGACGCCTACCGCGAGCGGTGGTACGCCCTCCGCCGTGGCTACCTCCGTACGGCGGACTGGGACGCGGTAGCAGCCGCCGTGACCAGTCGCTGCCCAGACGCATCTCCGGCGAAAACCTCCGCCCAGTGCCGCCACAAAATGGAAAAACTCCGGCAACGTTATCGTGCTGAAAAGCAACGTTCCCTTGCCTCTCCAACCGGTAGGTTTTTTTCGTCTTGGTTCTTTTTTGATAacatggacgctatggaaaaTGGTACTACTGTTGCATCAATCAAATTAAATCAACAATTAGCCGAAAAACAAGTCCCATCAATTGACccaaatttattgaaattaaagaTCAATCAAAAGAATGGTGTGAATTTTCTTGATGATTGGACTCCAAATATCATGTTAAATCATGGCGTTGCGAAAACCCCcgaaagaaatattttttcttctaAGATTCCAAATGGGTATTGTTTTAACAAAGAGGAAATGCCTAATGATGTCGAGTTTGGAAGTGGGTTTCGCGTAAAAACTGGAATTTCAATGAAATCGAAGCGATCAATAATGAATAGTACTAGTTTTGATTGTGATGAAGGAAGTGAATATAATGGGAGTAGTAATGCTAGTGATGGATTTCATGTAAGAAATTTTggtgaaaattttggtatttcgagttcgagaagaAACTGTGGTGGAAATGTTGAACCCAATGTTGATTCTAGGTTTAGTACTCCAAAATTGGGGAAAAAGGGAGGTGGTGTTGGGAGTGGGGGCGGAGGGGTGAAAAGGGGTAGGGATCCGATTGAAGAGATGGTTTTATCGATTAGGTTATTGGGTGAAGGGTTCATGAAAGTGGAGAAGATGAAGATGGAGATGGCAAAGGAAGTCGAGCAAATGAGAATGGAGATGGAGATGAAGCGGAACGAGATGATACTCCAATCGCAGAAGCAGATTGTGGATGCATTTGTGAAGGTGTTGAATGAGGTAAACAATAAGAACAAGAATGTTGTTTCACCTGAATCATAG
- the LOC104106721 gene encoding uncharacterized protein, whose product MGKSWAMLMAMLLVLALLNIFEVKMASAKLSEAACKEERRIGINACKPVLYGKLPSPKCCERVRVTHIECVCSIITPKLAALIDINRVIRLVEGCGRRVPRKFKYYHTTLRNIVSLIGLLLGVSSPTSLNQF is encoded by the exons ATGGGAAAATCATGGGCTATGTTAATGGCCATGCTATTGGTCCTAGCTTTGTTAAATATCTTTGAAGTGAAAATGGCAAGTGCGAAATTGAGTGAAGCAGCTTGTAAAGAAGAGAGAAGAATTGGTATAAATGCTTGTAAACCTGTTTTGTATGGAAAACTTCCTTCTCCTAAGTGTTGCGAACGTGTTAGAGTTACTCATATTGAATGTGTTTGTTCTATTATTACTCCCAAATTGGCTGCTCTTATTGATATCAACCGTGTTATTCGTCTTGTGGAAGGTTGTGGTCGAAGAGTCCCTCGAAAATTCAA GTATTACCACACCACCCTAAGGAATATAGTCAGCTTAATTGGCTTGCTGCTTGGTGTTTCTTCTCCTACTTCACTTAATCAGTTTTAA